The Ciona intestinalis chromosome 9, KH, whole genome shotgun sequence genome contains the following window.
tgaatatatatatttaattattttttaattgccattaaaaaatgtagtgAAGGTTTATAATAGGTATGTGTATTTGAACGAGGAAAGGAACATGAACAATTGTTCGAAAATTATAATGGGTATATTCCATATTATCTTAGTACCAGGTTCTCATATTTGAGAAAACAATGACTGTTAAGTGTGTGTGTTGAACTATTGTATAAACAATTAATCACAACAAGTTTGACTGGTTCGTTAGAGGACCAACCACagtaaaattgatttttccCAGTTTTCACCCAATCAGTCTATGCTTATTTTACGCTGTGAGATTTTTATATCTGTTGACACAGAGACTAGCCATTTACCAATTCCTAGTATCTTATTGATCCAACTACCAAATATTGATCCAAAACCATGTGGATACATAACAGGGAAATATAGATGTGTCTTTTGCCCACACTGCACCAGAAATATCCAAACTAGAAGCGGATAACCCACTGGTTAAAGATGGCGGTCACTACAAACCCCCTTACTGTAAAGCCTTATGTAAAGTGAGTATTAATTCAATGTTATAAATTGCATGCATTTGGTAAAAGTTTCTGatttttattcaagtttataacaataaaaaaagtttttataggtctaaacctatttaaattcctgttaaaccatttttaatgCACAAACTCTTACAAACTAGGTTGCCATAGTTATTCCTTATCGGGACAGAGAAGAACATTTGCGGTATTTCCTCGAGTACATGCATCCCACCCTACAACGTCAACAACTTGATTACGCCATCTATGTTGTTAATCAGGTCAGCTTATTCTATTATACTTACAATTCAACGCACAGCAGTTCATGAAATAAGTCATGTCCATTGCATATACAGTGTGAGTGATGTGTGCTCATAGGTGCCAAACCTGATGTGATAGAGTTGGCGGACCTCCCATTAAGTTTCTGCACTGCATCACATTtaagcattattttattaGAGCTTTGTTTCCTCAATTTGAGCGTTTCCATTAATACACAAATTCTAATTTTAGGTTAGTattccttttaaaaaaatatgtgtaaacATAAGATAAAATCGGATTGTGATTTAATCCACCCACAGGCTGGTACTGGTAAATTTAATCGTGCCAAGCTGATGAATGTTGGTTATGCTGAGTCAATCAAAGATCAtgattttcaatgttttgctTTCCATGATGTGGACTTGGTGCTTGAGAATGACAAGAGTATATACTCTTGCCCCTCAAGTCCTCGCCACCTGTCAGCTGGGGTGGACAAGTTTAATTACCAACTGCCCTACTCTGCCATATTTGGTAAGTTGTATAGTAGCGTcagaggaagacgggacacctttagtgcATTATGTCCAAATAtcgtaatcgtgttttaaacactcaACAACCGTCCATGAAAGttgtgaggatgcggttttatatttctttgaatgttctctgtttgctaccaaatgggaagagaaaatataatgaaaggtgtcccatctttccccactctactatatgtataagcCCTGGTCAAGAATAAAAGCCCATGCACTACAGTACATAAAGGCTAATAAGTCTGGCTTAGTTTTGTGTAAATGCCTGTTTAGGTGTGCAAATCATAGAAATAATTAACATGTCAGGGTAAAGGCAGCTTTTGGTTAGGTTTACTTACACATGATAGAGACCcctatttaagttaaattttatatctCAGGTTCAGTTTAACCGCAAAATATATGTGTTGTCACAATTTCAAAGagtttacattttgtttaattaaggAGCATTTGCTCCACAAATTAACTACTTTGCTACTTATGTGATAATCATTAATTCCACATGTGATAATCATTTGTACCATAGCCTGTCTGGCAATTTATTCAACCTGTTATTTACAGTGCAATAGCAGAAGGTATAGATGGCTTTATAAGATAAGTCCGCATTAAAACATAGCAAATAGTTTGTGGCACCAACGACAGGCAAAGTTACCATAAAGGTAAAGCATATATAACCTTCCCTAAATCAAACAGTAAGAAGAAAAGTCATTGGTGTCTTCCAAAACACGTATGTACTTAAACAATTCCATTTTACCGTACCTGTGTGTGCCCAGTagttgatataaatatatcttggCTAACTGAGTATACGGTTCAGGTGGCGTGACTGAGCTGACAAAGGAACAATTCCAAAAAGTGAACGGTTACTCTAATTCATTCTGGGGTTGGGGTGGAGAAGACGACGATATGTTTAACCGTGTCAAGTTTTCTGGCATGAATATTATTCGTTACCCTATGGATATCTCAAGGTATCAGTTTCATATTGATCCAAAGCTAAACGAAAGATACAGACAAACCCTTTGTTCTCCTAACCCGTAATGGTTCGCTTATACAGAAGCAACGTTCCGCTCCAGTTAACTTGAGCGTCCCAGTTATTTACAACCCCCTTGTTTTGTTCTCCCATAACAAAGTAACCAATTCAAAACTCTTTGCGCTCGAAAGCTGCCCACGAATTCTTTGATCCAGTGTCACTGTTGGAGGGcatgaatatttaataaagcCAGTACCACGTCTGGCGAAATTAACGGCTCTAATCCAAAATACGTTTCCCGACCAGGTATAAGATGATTACTCATCAAAGAGAGAAGGGAAACGAACCAAACCCAAAACGCTTCGACCAAATACGCAGGACTAAAGACACGATGGCAAACGATGGTCTAAACACACTTGAATACAAGGTTTGTAACGTATAATGTGAAAGCGTTGCTTTTTAGAACGACTTTTTACGTTTAACATAGGTTGTTTTTGGTTAACTAGATACCGATGCAACCGTGTCGATAGGTAGCTATATGTAGATTCGTGCCGTTAGCTCTTTCCAACGCAtgatttacatttaaatgaataattataatttttttatcttcgcgtggcggaTAACGTCAGTCGTAATaccaattttattttgtaatcttttatattgtatacatctttatcttcgcgtactagttaccacgaatacaactttgtggttgataacttttagttattttttaatttatttaatgtacgACAATTCGGGCAAACCAAAGTTGAACccttttgtttactaatatttataaatgcatGTTTTATTTGGAGGAATTTTAATCTAACTTCACTGCCAAAAGCAGGCATTTTTCATCGGCTGACAAAACCTGTGTATCCGTTAAACATGTGCGCAAAACCGTAAATTATTTGTACAGTTTTCGCAGCGTTCTAGCCCAGTCAAGCGTTTAAACCTGCTTTGCCTAGGTCGTATCAAAGCAGAAGAACAAGCTTTATACCAATGTAACGGTTGACATTATGGCGCCAGCAAGGTAACAAACGGGTGAAGAGTATTAAGGACAGTAAAGGTCAAGATCTGTTCGAATCGACATGAAATAGACCAAGCTCGTCAAACAGAAGAGActtcataaaaacaatttagttttaattctgCAACTTGCTTCAATTTTAATGCTCCAATATTGCGCGTTTGTTTGagtatctgtttttttttaatattattattctaaTCCTTTGTACCTGGCGTGAGTTTTCACGACTTCTTTCGCTTGTTTCAAAgtatatacaatttaaaagtgTAGCAACATATTACCTTTGCACTACATAGCTTATATGTCGGTGTATGTGGGTTTCTGTCCAGGCTGTAAGTTTGCTTATCTATATCTGAAAGGACGAGACTTTTTCCAGCTTTTAAACTTCTGCATTTAGTTCTCATGATTATAAGATCGTGCGCGGCACTGTGCTGGTGCGAAAAAAACTTCTATACAATATATTGGTGAAACATCTTTCATAAATATACTGGTCAAAAACGAAGACCTTTTACTTTAACCGTGaagtatttaaaaaccttGTCAAGTAATAGTTGCAGTTTTTACAAGGTGTTTAGTGTGGCAGCTTGGCCATTGAGGTATGTACATAAAACCACCGACACAGTTGGTGTACAGTAGAACCGGTCCCTGTTTTAATTAGCGTTGGTTTCTTACCCGAAGAGGAGTTTGAATTGCTTTTGGCACGTCATAATGGATCGTACGTCatcctatatatattttaacctgTTAAACATTTATGCAAGTGGCTACTTAATAATATTACATGCATTAGCAAAATCCCGATTGTCCGCGTTAAACATTCGTTTCATACCAAACCGCTACTTTTTTCGTGAATAGTTTTGTACAGTCGATATata
Protein-coding sequences here:
- the LOC100175041 gene encoding beta-1,4-galactosyltransferase 2: MSKEHMDKIPVIPIKAGSLEKNRTSSTVTVFFEGAVRRKTLALVFVFILQVPVLYYLYTTEVSAYVNMKQDIKSTSSVSSISKLCANGTCTNTKNLIKLRKWAQRYPARSSLRHIVDSVELRTTAAPSTTPTPKKDNLSNMTKPEQLQNETISPVEMTTIPSTTTSTVLGSTTTEPTTTTISTTTTTTGATTTTVPDKPAEAGEEAILPDCPETPPDLQGNIDVSFAHTAPEISKLEADNPLVKDGGHYKPPYCKALCKVAIVIPYRDREEHLRYFLEYMHPTLQRQQLDYAIYVVNQAGTGKFNRAKLMNVGYAESIKDHDFQCFAFHDVDLVLENDKSIYSCPSSPRHLSAGVDKFNYQLPYSAIFGGVTELTKEQFQKVNGYSNSFWGWGGEDDDMFNRVKFSGMNIIRYPMDISRYKMITHQREKGNEPNPKRFDQIRRTKDTMANDGLNTLEYKVVSKQKNKLYTNVTVDIMAPAR